Sequence from the Castanea sativa cultivar Marrone di Chiusa Pesio chromosome 12, ASM4071231v1 genome:
ACCTGCAATATTGGAGAGGATACTAGTTCATTTCGGTTTGATGGTAGTTTAATAACAACTTTCATCCACATTTATTGATGGCATTCAGGATAAGCTGAGTTGCTGTAATTTTTCCTAAACGATATAAATTCCACAACTTTATATGAATGGTATGAGAACTCACTTGAATGGAAACCTGATGTGCAGAATATTATTGCTCATTTAAAATACCTAGAGTGGCCATGCCACAAAGACATCTTGGTGTATAATAATTGTTATCAGGAAGATTATGCTCTTgctaattaaaaatgagaaaaaataactaaagtgATTTAAGACTGTAAACTACAGAGTTGCTCATGTTATTAGAATAAGATAATTGATCACCTATCTCCCCAACCccatccaaaaaagaaaaatgcaggaaaaaaatacatattgcAGAAAACAATGAGATATGAACTGAGCagatatatattatatacacatgAAAGAATTTAttcaaaagaatttaaaattcaatgTGTTGCTACAAACATACTTTTCGTGTATACTTGCTTTCCTGTCCATCGCCAGTACCTTCTTGAGAGGGCACCTACAAAGCTGAAGGTGAAAAAGATCAGAAATGTACACACAAGCgcacaagaagaagaagaagctgcatATAGAAACTCTAAGAAgctgcttttaaaaaaatttagaactgCTGACTTTCCAAACTGGCAAAAGAAGAGTGATGACGCTGCTGCTGAAGATATTAGTCAGTCATTCTCGAAAATGCTTACCCTAATCTCCTAAGTATGCATTTTGTGCATTCATAGAATTTGGATTCGTATTCGAAACAAGTTTTGAAGATGAGTTCCATTTTCATTTCTGCCACCAGAGCACCAAAAGTGTGGCAAATATCAAGTCATAATATTTACAGAATTCTGAATGGAGGGTAGcatctctttctccctctctccccctccctccccaGCTCTCTTTTCCCTATCAACTTCATTGGTTTTATGTTATTTGTGTTAATCCTGCCTCTATTTCTACCACAAGACATTgtattttttgtcaaaataatttaaattataccaATAAAATACATGTTCCCTATAAGTTAGAATTTGCTATTTGTTGAGGGAGAAATATAAGGACGTACCAAACCAAGAGTTTCTGTTGCACTTATACGACTCTCTTCATCACAAACCCCGACAAGCATATTTAAGAGAAATAACCTCTGTTCGACTTTCAAATGTTTCTCCAAGCCTCGAGCTACCACTCCATCTCAGGCTGCAGAAACACATTCAAAATGAATGACACAGAACAGAAACCTAGAGGTGATTTCTCACAAATCACTGCATGCACAAATTAAGTGAATCCTAAAGCAGTTATACCAAGACAactatgaattatttttatctaGACTGCATTGTTATATATGGATTGGTCACAAGTCATTAACCTATATAATTATCATTCATAAGCACACAAATTTGATTTTAGACAAATGGCCTGGAGTCCATATAAAGCAAATGGTTAAGAAAACATTCACAAAcatttccaaaataaaaaatcatcctTTTAAAAGTGCAGCCATGATGCACGCTGCTCTGTATTTGATTGGCCAACAGTATGGCACAGCAAGTTCAAGGACCACCATACAGACCATTAACGATAGACAAAATAGACCATTCAAGAAGCTGTCCttctcccataaaaaaaaaataataaaaacaaaaaaaggtgtCCTTACAACCAATATTTCTACACCAATGCTCACTAAGCATCTACACTCTACACTATAATAAGAACCTTCAGGTTCAGCTCAACAAATTAAATCCCAACAAATCAAAGTTGCTACTACAGCTTCCAACTCTGGGAAAGGTTAAGCATGGGCTTGTTTAGAACCAAATCAAGTTACATAACTGTGGACAGAAGCAAGCACAAGATACTGCAACTTGAACCAACTAGTTAATATGATCTAATCAGGTGCATGGAAGACCTGCCACAGAACTAttgtaaaggctgctaccacaaAGGCCAGGTAAGCAGCCACAAGCGAAGCTATATATAAGTGAAAACTGAGCAAAAATTGAGCGTGTTTGTGTTCCTAACTATCAATGAAGTCAGAGACGCTTTCAACTCTGAAAATACAAGAAGATGAATGCTTTCAAATATATCATCATGATAAATTCcacaaaaatatttcaaaaggAAACAATTATAGAGTGAAATTTCTAAAATTCATAGAGTAAATATAGGAAAACCAAATCACATACTGAAGACTCCTCGGGAGGAAATATCCGCAGCATAAGGCATATCTTTGACAGTTCAAATTTTGCTTCAGCATGTTTACCTTGAATTTCCAAAGCCTGTGGTGGAATGGATATCatataaaacattaatttaactaattaaTAGAAGGactacaattcttttttttattattataataaagacaaaagGAAAGCACAATTATTTACATAGGAACAGCACTAAAGGACAAGAATATTGAGGTTAAAAAATGTAGGAATTATAGTGAGGCTACCACAAATACTTTAAAATTGACAGGGAGTATCGAAATTTAGGTATCCAATGAAAAAttgcttcttaaaaaaaaaatcaaataacaaTAATTCATAAATGACAAGACATTAATCACTGTGCTTCAGTcccataatttttaaaatcagTCTTTTGTACCCCAAGCTTTTAGAAACAACATGATCCCATATGGAAGACTTTAATAAGCCATTGCAATCatatagaaaaattcaaataaaatatagagatcGACCACATGATTTGCCTCCTACCTCTTTTCACTCTGTTAGCTTATATTAAATTACTCTTTCTCATATGCATTAATCAATCTCCCCGCACATGAACAAACCATCAATATGACATCTGTTCCTTTGTCTATATGACTGAATTCATTATCATATTTTTCCTATTATTCTTAAACAACCACATCAACATTCTCATCCCAGCTTAGTTCAAGTGAATGTAACTTTTTAAGAAAGAGTGAATTAATTCAAGATAAGAGAACGAAAAAAGGTAAAGGAAGACCCcatataataatagtaataaaaaaagacaTGTCAATTAAAGAAGTAACAAAGtatataacttaaaataaaatagaatggaGAAAAAGAATACACGCAGCCGACCCTAACTAATCTAGTGAGGATCCAAagccaacccaaaaaaatttggtactaaggtattgttgttgttgtaccAAAGATCGTAACAGGCCATGAAATGATCTTATAGACATTTCACTAAAACTTTATAGATATGCTAGTTACATAATACCTTCAATACATTTCTCCACTTCCCCACCAGCTTTTATTCTATGACCATATATAAAGCTGAATCATAAAAATGAGCTGAAAAATTACCCATGCCTGTAAAAACCGTGAATGAGTTCTTGCAGCAACAGCTGCTGACACAATTATTGCAGCACGAATGTTTTCAAGTCCAATGTTTTCAGCAAGCCCAGCAACAATTTTCCGAGCATCTTCACCATCAATCTGAACAGAAGTACAATGACTCGGGGCCCTGCAATATTCCTGAACAAGTTACAACACCAGGAGAAAACATGTGCAGATAAACATTGGAAGTAGCATatatttcaattgtttcatttATGCAGGTCTAAAAACACACCTGCTGCAAACATTTAAAACAAAGTCAACAGAAGCACAATAGAAGGAATCACGTGTATTTGTTGTGTCAAAGGAGACCCATACTCCAAATGTCCTGCATATTTGCCATAACTGCTCACCCAGAACGGCAAAGATGAGTCCAATGAATTATGGAAATATCAGTtactaaaaaccaaaaattttaattacatgtAACCATAGTAGCAAAAAAGTTACCCCATTAATGAAgtgaatttttattatgtagCGATTCATCAAGTACACTTCCTGTGTACCTGATGTTTCCAATtcaataaacatattattttttcttttttttttggataattcaataGTCGGGAATGAGGGGACTAGAACCcttcaataaaacttattacttatatataaataatttaaaaatcatgaacttagataatatatataaaggttGAATCAGAGATATAAAATGCATCCAATATATTCATTAATTATCTTGTATACGCACATTAGTTTTATTAAGAATACCTAATATTCACAAAGAAAACATGCATTCTACCACATCactaaatttgttaaaaattacgAAATCAACATGCAGCATCAGCTTTGCAAATGATACAACCTTTTCTTGATCCTCATAAAGCACCGTGGTATCCAATTATTTCCACTTCATCAATACTCAAACATGTaattgcatttatttatttaggtatTCACTGTCCATACAtctttatctcacatgtgtGTGTCTTGCACTTGTATGAGGACAAACCAAACAGATTATCTCCATAAACTTTATAAACTCGAAACAAATTCGCTGGTAAAAATGGATAAACTGTATGCCTCTAAAAgaatttttcaatgaaaaaactGAGTGAAAttatatatgcatatatttaacaatcaaagataTCACATAAAAGAAGTACTGAATTGAATTTTATCATCCTGCATTATGTCCCTCCCATTGATTCTATTGTCCGTCATCATTAGAAATCAAATGGATGAGTTGCAACTTGAAGAAGTATAGAATGACCATAACAACATGAAACTTGagaaatgcattttttttacctaCAACAAAGGCAAGAGCCCAGCACTAAGACCAAGCTTGTGAAAACATTTATATACTGATAGACATAAAACCACAAGAGTTATATCAAATAACAATCAAACAGACAAAACACATTGGCAAGTTAGGAAAAGAAATTAGCATTAGTTTGAGGacttagtgtgcgtttgggatGAGCTGAAGTTTTCAGCTTATCTCCTCTTTCAGTTAGTTTGGCCTTACTCATtcttcaacaaaagaaaagaaagtgaaaagcTGATCATGGCCCCTCCTTAACACCAACTACCTCTTTCCCTTCCCAACCTAGTCAAATAAGAATCACTCTGCAAGCAACTGGTGCTAAGCCCTCAACAAAGCAGGAATGCCACATTCGAACTTCGTCAAGAAATGGGACAACCACAATGATCACAATGGTGGCTATAACCCAATACTTGtcatgaagagaaaaaaaaaaaacaaataaacagtGTCATGGTCCTTCTTTAAAAAATCCCAATGGATTGAGTTCAACAAGGTGCaataatcttcactctaatctGAGTAGTTAGTTGTTTCTTAGAGATCAAACAATAAAGTCAAAATTCatgttgatttttcttttttgatagtaGCACATTACTGGGCAAAATTCATGTTCATAGCACAACATAACTCAGCACAAACAAGTAAGCAGTTTATACAATTCTAAAAATGCATGCCAATCATAGCACTAAGCACTGACCTTGAATCAACCAGTTGGCCACCATTTCGGCAACTTCTTCTCCCGGGTCCCTAAAACCCTCTCCAACACTCCCACATTGGTTACCGAAGCTGCCACAGCCGGTGACAATCcctcttcaaagttcaaactctcACAAAAATCTTCTCCCTTATTACCTCTAACCAAAACACCTCGTATTTTTACCTCCCCTCACAAATCCCCCCAACCAAACACTGCATAAGTTGTCTCATAGGCAAAGGGTAAAATAGTTTAGTAAATAGCTAGGGACACCACtttcttactaaaaaaaaaattactactgTCACAGTGTCAcgttatcttttttctttttttttttttgaaaaaattgttttttaaaattttaaatgacattgTACTAGATATAACCTTTAAATTTACAAGATCTAATCGAAATAATgaaacaatttcaaataaagTTTCAAGCAATAGCTTAAGGTCCATTTGGAtatagctgaaaactgaaaattgaaaacactataacaaaataaattttaaatgtgtgaatagtaccgtgggacccatttttaatgaaaaaattgttgaaaattgagGTTTATAgatcccgtgaacagtacacgggacccactaGTGTGCTGAAAAGTCAAATATTACGGTTACTGTTCACGAATAATAGCCGTAACAATGAAATTTGtcgtgccaaaaaaaaaaaaacgtgaaactCAAAACGCAAACACACAATAAGCCCAATTCAAACGGGTACTTAGtagtaataaaattatttacaagGCGTTATGTTTATTGTTAGAAACTTAGTtgacagtttttattttctctttccaaaaacttgttattgagaatataaagaaaaaataatttttttgtatttttcaaatcaaaaacatgtttgattagttgaaattaaaccaatagttttttgaagaaaaaaatagaaaatactaaaatatgttgttactaggatttgaactcatTAGCTTACTcattaaatgaaataaattcattaaattaagtgcgtgttttcattgacttttgaaaattaaaaactgaaaacagtcttttgcatgttttcagtttccttcacaaattgagttttgaaaacagaTTTTGTTTTCTGTCTATTTGGgattgccaaacaagttttttagtgtcaaaaatagaaaattgtttttggaaacaaaaaataagagaaaaaacagttaccaaacacaCTCTTACCTCCCGTCCACTATTATCTATCTATTtgaaaaatagttcaaataGGAATGATCCTTTTACATACATGGTGGCTCATTTCATTCAAAACAtatttaaatatgtaatatttAAGTTGGATCatgaaattgatcaattttaaataaagaGATTCATTTCCcatgatgtaaaaaaaaaaaaaaaaaatccattagatCGAAGTAGTCTCCAAACTATCAAGATTCTTCAAATTCTTGGGTAGACgcataattttcattttgaggGTTTGGTTCTCATTTCAAGGGGATGAAATTCCCCTTAAAACGTGGGTATGTACATctaagattttgaaaaaaaaaaaatatgataagttTAGGAATACACTAATTTTCACATTCAACAAAAAGGATTTAGTTTACAACTTACATTAAACGGTATTTAGTACACATGTTTTGcttcaaattttacaaaacGTCCAAAAACCAATGCTATCTCTGTTACATTAATATTGCAGAATCTTATAAAACCAAAAGGATTTAGTTTACATTAAACAGTATTTTGGCCAATTTGCTATTCCTTTTCCTCAGCTAACAACATGATTAAATATTTCCCTTTTAAGAAACAAGGACCTATATATTTGTCAGAGAAAATGCATTacccaaaagaaagaagaaaaaaaatcatctgaAAGTATACACATGGAGAACATTAGAGCAACCATATCAGctcattcaaattttttgtctattttacaagaaaaaacctgctttttctattttacatatccACTTCTACAAAAAAAACCTACATcaatttatctattctacacatttatttaataaaatattcattctttttacattttttattatttccttcccTCTCCTCTCTGCGTCTTCTCCGTCCTCTCTGCGTCTTCTCCGTCGAGCCACAACCACACCTAGCCACCCTTCAACAAACCACACCCACCGAGCCACACCCACTgagccacacccacacccatcCTTCAACAAACCACACACACCAATCCGTCGAGCCACACCCACACCAAAACCCATTCATCACCCACCCAATCAGCCAACCACACCCAAACCCATTCAACCCACCCATCAAAATCCTAGCCACCATCAACCCGATCAATATCCACTGACCAATacccatcaaaacccaccatcAACCAGATACCCCATGGATCAATACCCATCAAAACTCAAACATCACGTCCCTGAGAGCTCCGCCACGACGTCGTTTCTGGGTCTCGTGCGAGTGAGATCGTACCATCTAAGCTCCGCCACGGCGTCGTTTGCCTGTTGAGATCGTATCGGCGGTGAGTGAGATCGGTGGCCTGATCGGTGGATTGAGGTGAGATTGGTGGATTGAGGGAGAGATGGAACGATagagaggtgagagtgagaAGACACGGTTGAAAGAGAGAGCTGTAAGCTGAGAGAgttgagaggagagaggagagaggagagagaaataaataataaaaaaaggataaacGAGCTACACGAATACTGTAACTCGTTTATCCTTTTGCACATCTTTGAacatttttacacccactgatgtgggtgttctTTTGCTCGAAAGGTGTAAATTTTGTactttcttctattttacaAGATTATAAATGGATTGGTGTGAATGTTCTAAACCATGGCATATCTTAGTAATAGCAAGTCCCAATGGTTTGTATTTCAACATGGGAAAAAGCAGTAGTACCCAGAGCATCCTCCACCATATTATGCATGCTCATGTACCACACATTTCTTGTAACAATTATCAAAGTTTCTACAAGCGCCATGCCATGTTTTGCTTGGCATTGGACAAGCTTTCTCATCATGTGCAAAAACCAATGCTATCATTGTATGTTACAAACTCTCATAAAACAAAAGGGATATTAGATTGCATTAAACAGTAAGTATAAAACTCGTAAACGTTTTAAAGCGTAAAATTGcttgacaaaaattaatataCATCTTCACATTCAAAATGGATGGATTTAAAACCATACGATACAATAAGCTAATTTTGAGAACACCACAAATGTGTAAATCAACTCTTCCATGtttattattctcataaaaAACTCGCCCATGTTTATAAGAAGAACACCTAGAATGAATACCAAAAAGATGTGAAGAATTCTAGGCATGTTTTTTTCACTaatatcaagattttttttttccataattttaaatgcaaattGCAAAGACTATTAACGATATTTATAGCATAAATTGTTATATTGCGTTTATTCTTAAATCATTCTAGccgtaagaaaaaaaaaaacctacaagtaACATTGAAGCAAGCTATTACAAGAGTAGCCCTATTTGGTATTAATGTCAAAAAATAATCTCATTTTAtgtagtttttaaaaaattaaaacaaggCCTTAAATTATAAGGTTAAATTAGCAAAACAACATAAGCAACTCGAGCCATATTATTTTCACTAATGCCAAAGATTATCAATGATATTTATATCATAAATAGTTTAAGTTTTAATCTTAAATGATACTAATGGTAGAAATATGAGTAACACCAAAGTAAGCTATTAACGTTGcctttatattataatttttttataatgaaaaaagaaaaagtgacaCTTATGATTAAGAAACAGTCATTAGGTATAACCCTAGCtaggagcattttttttttcttttgggtgaAAAGGGCCATATCTTTCATGTAAAACATGAAGATGCATGGACTAAAAATAAGATATTCAAAGCTGGTATGACAAGGGACTCTTATACAGTAATTTTTTGAACCTCTTTAACAATCACATAATATGTTCCAACGGTTGACAAAAaggattaaagaaaaaagacgTGCTAAAACCTCTTTTCCTATTATATTAAagttaatggaaaaaaaaaaaaaaaacattttgttaACAATATTGACAACATGCTTATATAATTTCCTTGAAAAAATGAGACCCTTCAAATTTGTCAAACATTTGTGGATGAaattgaaagttcaattagcgtataaaacaccaatgaatgtttagactctcaattttaaaattaccaacacaagcttatactcaaacaatatatgtgcggaataaTAGGTACAAGCAAAAccccaaacaaataaacaactctacaccataattaatcacagcACATCAACAATTAAAAGGTAAGAGTAAGtgttagagagatgcaaacacaaagataacaccaACATGcattatcgaagaggaaacagAATAACTTGACggaaaacctctccgccgcccttcAAGCGGTCAAATGATCTACTaaagaatgaagttgggatacatgaatagcaataaaccctccaagcctaatctgccaatgcacctaagccgtccaagcttcttgctccaacagggttaagCCTAACCATGTTTTCTTTAGTTTCCCGGATCTCACAATAAGCTCATTGCATCAATCAAACAAATTGGTCCTCTCTAAACTGTTTCCCAAGCACCAATATACATTCTCACTGACATGgttatggtgagataaggatttggttaatgtacctctcaaggatatgtcaatgaagagggtgagagtagaggaatttgaaaaatcaaaaatctaagattgtggatgattcaatcttgttttctctagggtttctctctcaaaattctctctggaagctgtCTACATTTCGGGAGTATAAAGATATTTATAATAGGGtacgtgaggaatgtgaaaagtcagttttcatTCACACAGGGTATTCTGGCGATTTGTCCTCACGACTAGAACGAGTCGCGAGTTTGAGTTGCTAAATAACTTCTAGGCCAGAATATACTTTTTGCCCTGTAGTGTTCCAGCTATCGTGACCTTTCAgcttcctgcatgcttcacacatgggccactttggcgacttgTCAGTCGCGAGATCTAGTCGTGAGACTCCTTTAAATGCACACATCTTGAGTCTTTTTcacactctcacacacaacccttacataatttccacataaatacagggtatctaattgctaaattacaaacaaatttgACACGAAATAAAGTCAATatatgattgaataaattcaatcttacaaaaattctaattaatGTACCTTGCAAAAAAGGCAGAAGCATTTCCGATGAATGAGCCCCCAACATCCTCCAGCTTCTGCGTGGTCACGATGAACACGTGATGAAACAATTTACTGTGCTCCTACAAGCGCCATGCCGTGTTCTGCTTtgctttttacaaatttttttatcaaatccaATCGCCAATGCTTCCTCTGTATGTTGCAAaatctcataaaataaaaagggataTTCGTATACATTgaacaataacttttttttttaggaaacatTGAACAGTAACTAtaatatactatatatacatatatttttacaaaatataaactagCAAATGCCTTAAAGTTGTAAAATTGATTGACAACATTATATCTTCACATCAACAAATGATGGATTAAAAATCATACAATACAGTAGGCTAATTGTGAGAAAACCACGAATGTGTAAATCAACTCACCCATGCTTATAAGAAGAACTGAGAGAATGAAGACCAAAAAGAGATGAACAATCCTAGCCATGTTTTTTTCACTAATGCCAACAGAAGACTGTTAATGatatttattgcataaattaatccacaatatttttacaacaaattctatatagtaagttgttattaattttaatatgaaGTCATTTATGACAACACACTTTTATCTACTAATAACAATTTGACacaccaccgcacacccttggtacgatggtcattccacaagtataagtacttgcagagtgtggggggcaagggccggggttcaagtttttAGAAGGAAGctttcacacatatacacttagattatgctataataaaattctatcttgtataaaaaataaaaaataaaaaacaaaaacaaaaacaatttgacacatatgatttgttgtgaaaataatttagaagtagcattactcttgttcgctacttttatttttaaatttccctattaaaaaaaatgctcttATTCTTAAATCATTATAGtggtaaaaaaattacaacattaaagtaagggaaaattattgtgaatt
This genomic interval carries:
- the LOC142620735 gene encoding uncharacterized protein LOC142620735; translation: MVANWLIQVYKCFHKLGLSAGLLPLLTFGVWVSFDTTNTRDSFYCASVDFVLNVCSRAPSHCTSVQIDGEDARKIVAGLAENIGLENIRAAIIVSAAVAARTHSRFLQAWALEIQGKHAEAKFELSKICLMLRIFPPEESSLGTQTRSIFAQFSLIYSFACGCLPGLCGSSLYNSSVADGVVARGLEKHLKVEQRLFLLNMLVGVCDEESRISATETLGLLCRCPLKKVLAMDRKASIHEKWYLVKTLFATDVSRAVYRHVASACN